The region GCTTCTACCGGGACCAGGCCGACGTCCACGTCGGGCTCCGCCGCCATGCGCAGCTCTGGTCCGTGATGGGGCTGTGCCAGGAGTTCTACAAGGCCGAGGCCTGGCGCGGGGTCGGGTTCACCTCACTCGACGACTTCGTGCACAGGTTCTGGGAGGCCTACTTCCTGCCGATGGACCCGAACAACCTGATCTGGATGGGGTGGAAGTGGCGCCACGGCGACGTCAGCCGGCACACCGGGGGCGACCTCGAGGCCGCGCTGGGCCGAATCAGCGCGAAGACCTTCGTCGTGGCCTTCTCCCACGACATGTTCTTCCCGCCGGAGGACTGCGAGGCCGAGCAGGGGCTCATCGCGAATAGCGAGTTCCGCGTCGTCGACAGTCTGTGGGCGCACTTCGCGATGTTCTGTCTCACTCCCTCGGAGCGCGAGCAGATCGACTCCTGCATCGGTGACCTGCTGAAGGCCGAGGTCGCCTGACCTCGGCGGTCCGCGCTGGGAAGCGCCCCGGCCTCTGCCGCGCGCTCGCCGGCGGACCGCCACCCCCCGGCGAGCGCGCCGCCGCCGGGATCGACGTCGCTACGCCTCGTCCGAGGCGAGCGGCGCCGTGGGCGCCCGGCTGCACCGTGTGCATGGTGGACGTGGCCCGCTCCTGACGCCGTCGTGCGCCTGTTCCTCGATCATCCGGCGCGGCGGGGACTCGAGCCGATCCCCCCGCCGCGCCGACCGGTGTGGCCCCGGGTCCCGCGCTCGACGCGCTCACCGACCACGACGACCTGCGCGACACGCCGCCGGCTCGAGCGGTCGCCGGGGGTGGCAGTGCACAGAAGTCGCAGGTCACGGCGCAGCTCGACGGCGCGGTCGCGCGCGCCGACGACGTCGAGGATCTCGCCACCTCGGGAACCGCCCGGCGCCGCTGGCGGCGCGGCCCGCTGGAGTGCCACCACGTCGTGGACCCGCGCACCGGGCTGTCGGCCGCCGGCCCGTGGCGGACGATCAGCGTGGCCGCTGTCTCCTGCCTGGATGCCAACACCGCGGCCACGGCCTCGCTCGTGCTCGGTGTGGGTGCCCCCGGCCGGCTGGCGGCCGAGCGTCTCCCCGCCCGGCTCGTCGATACGGACGGCGCGGTCCGTTCGGTCGCCGGTTGGCCCGCCGAGGAAGACGGATCCTGATGTGGACCTGGTACGCCAGCCGCGGCGCCGGCCTCGTCGCGTCGATCCTGCTCACCGGGACCCTGCTGCTGGGCATCGCGGGGACCGCCCGGGCCGGGACCGTCCGCTGGCCACGGTTCGTCCTGGCCCGGCTGCACCGCAACCTCTCCCTGTTGGCCGTCGCCTTCGTGGCCGCCCACGTCCTCACCGCGGTCCTCGACGGCTACGTGGACATCCGCTGGGCCGACCTCGTCGTCCCGTTCGCCGCCGCTTACGAGCCCTTCTGGCTCGGGCTCGGCGCCCTCGCCCTGGACCTGCTCGCCGCGGTGGTCGTGACGAGCCTGCTCCGGGCCCGCCTCGGGCTGCGAACCTGGCGCGCCGTGCACCTCGCCGCCTACGCCTGCTGGCCCCTCACCGTGGTCCACGGCCTGGGCATCGGCGGCGCCGACTCCGCCACCGGCTGGGTCCTGGCGGTGACCCTGGGCTGTGTCGCCACCGTCGTGGCGGGGCTGGTGTGGCGGGCCCGGGTCTGGGCTTCGGCGACCGCGGGGTCGACCCCGTGACCGGCGCACGTGCCGCGACCGCCGTCGACCCCGCCGCGATCACGGATCCGCTGGGCCTGCCCGCGCAGCCGCCCGTGCGGCTGCTCACCGCCTGGTACGCCGACCGGCGTCCGGACGACCTGGCCGCTCACCTGCGCCGGCACGGTCCGGTCCCCCGGGTCGACGCGGACGACCTCATCGCCGAGGTCGACGCGGCCGGGCTGCGCGGACGCGGCGGCGCCGGCTTCCCGACCGCGACCAAGCTGCGCGCCGTCGTGGCGGCAGGCCGTCGGCCCGGTCGGCCCGGTCGGCGCCACGCCGTCGTGGTCGCCAACGGGTGCGAGGGTGAGCCCGCGTCACACAAGGACGCCGCCCTGCTGCACTGCGCCCCGCACCTGGTCCTCGACGGCATCGCCCTCGCTGTCCGGGCAACCGGAGCAGGCACGGCGTACCTGTGCGTGCACGCCGGGTCTGCGAACGTCGGGACGCTGCGCGAGCAGGTCACCGCCCGACACGACCCGGTCCCGGTCCGAGTCGTGGAGGTGCCCGCCCGCTACATAGCCAGCGAGGCGTCCGCCCTGGTGCAGTACCTGTCCGGCGGGCCCGCCCTGCCCACCTCGACCCTGCCCAGGGCCGCCGAGCGGGGCGTGGGCAGGGCGCCGACGCTCGTTGACAACGTCGAGACCCTCGCCCACCTCGCCCTGATCGCCCGGCACGGGGCCGACTGGTTCCGTGCGATCGGCAGCCCTGAGCTGCCCGGCACCCTCCTCGTCACCATCGGTGGCGCAGTGCGCCGGCCCGGCGTCGTCGAGGTCGCCGCAGGAACCCCCGTCCGGGCCGTCCTCGACCTCGCCGGCGGCCCGACCGAACCGGTCCAGGCGCTGCTCAACCGCGCACGCCCGGTTGATCCGCCGCCTCGACATCGTCACCGGCCGGGGGGGCCTGTAACCACCCCGACGGTGCGGCCCGCCTCGCCCACAGCGCGCTGCGCGTCTTCGCCCGCGACCTGGACCGGCACCTGACGGGTCGGCCCTGCCCCGCCGACGCAGGCGCACCCGTCCTCCCCCTGCCCCGACCGGGCGTCCCGACCCTTCCGCCGCAGCGGGCGGCTCGATGAGGCACGGACGACGCGCCCGCGAGCTGCGCCTGTGCGTGGACCCGATCAGTTGCGCCGGACACGGCCTGTGCGCGGACCTACTGCCCCAGCACGTCGTCCTCGACGAGTGGGGCTACCCGGTCCTCGATCGCAGCCGGACCAGTGGCCCGCTCAGGGGCGAGGCCCTCCCCCTCGCCCGCACCGCCGTCGCCACCTGCCCCACCCTGGCGCTCCGACTCGAGCATGTTCCGACGGAGGACGAATGAGATTCGCCGACGCCGAGCAGTGGACGGGTGTGGCGCTCGTCGCGCTGTGGCTGGTCACCGCCTGCCTGTCGGCGACCGGGCGGGTGCCGCACCGGGGCCGGTTGTCCGCCGCGACGCTCGTCGGCACGGGGCGGAGCGTCGGGCAGGTCGGACTGACCTGCCCGTCCGCCAGGTTGGCAAAGGCTCATTGGTGCTGCACGCGTGGAGCCGGCCGTCGCGGCATCCCGGCGCTCAGGGCTGTAGCGGCTCGCTGGTCAGCCTCGGAGACCCACGCCGAGTACGTCTTGAGAGTCGTCGTTCGGACGCGGCGCGGGCGGCGGCTCGGCCCACGTCGTCGGGCTCTCCTTGATCCAGCCCCAGCGGATCGCTTTCTTGAAGGCGCCGGACAGGATGAAGTGGATGTGACGGATCGTCGTGGCCGCGAGGGGCTTGCAGCGGTGTGGTCGGCAGCGCTCGTCGCACTCGTGCTCCCGATCGGTCCGATGGTCGATCAGGCCACGTTTGCGAGCGCAGTGCTTCCGGCAGCGCCGGAGCTCGGCGTAGAAGGAGTCCAGGACCTCGGCGTCGAGGCGGCCGATCTTCACCTGGCCCAGTAACGGCCTGATGTGGTTCTTCACGTGCGTCTGGTAGAGCTGCAACGTGTTCTCAGAGCCCTGGAACTGGCTCAGGTAGCGCTCCAGCAGCTGGTCGAGCGTCGCGTTGGTCCTCGGGTTCCGGCGCTCGTTGATCTGGTTCACGAACCGGACGCGGGCCGCCTCCGCCTCGCGCGCGGCGTTAGGCCCCGGCTGGACGATCACGATCAGCTCGTGCCGGCGCTTCGTCAGCGGATCGAGGCCGGCGTAGACGCGGACCCGCAGCGCACCGCTCGGGAGCTTCTCGATGCTGCCCGTCCCGCGCTTCGTCCTGGTGCCCGGTCACCCTGCCATGGAACGGGAGTAAACCTCGTTCGTTCCATGCTGTCGCAAGTTGCGATCATGAACCCAGCGTTTCCGCTGGTCAAACGTGGAGCGGGCGACGGGAATCGAACCCACGTAGCTAGTTTGGAAGGCAGCGGGTCGGGGTGCTCACGCGCTTCTACCTGCATCTACGGTCGCTGCGGAGTGCCCTCTCATGGCCTTTGAGCACATCCGTGAACCCGTGTTCGTGCCACATGTGGTTCCACGCTGGCGGCCCGTTACGGCCCGCAGGCCGTGGGGAGCGCCCATTACTCCGCTCAGCCGCCAACCTCAGGAGGCGCAGCGACGTCTCCTAAGTGAGAGCAGCGAACCAGGAGGCGCAGCCCAGTGGATCTCTTCCATCGCAAGCGGGCAGAGGCTCTGGCTGCCAAGGTCAGGCAGCTCCCGGGCTACCCGGACTTCCCCGGCGCCGCGGCTGGCCAAGCGCGCTACGACCACATTGGCGCGCTCATCGCCGACGCCGCGCTGCAAGCCGCCATCGGCTTCAATTCGGTGGTGAGGCCGCGTGTCCAACGCCTCCTGGCCGCCTGGCCGGAAGCCGACACCGTGGATCTCTTTCTGGTTCGCGTCGCAGCTGAAGGGCTCCACGAGGTCCTCGACTGGAAGGATGCCGAGAAGCCTGCCCGGGCCCTCCGCCTCGCCAATCTCCTCGCAACCGAGGGTGTCCAGACCGTCGACGAGCTTCGGAACTGGTGCCGGCTTCCGGACAGCCGCGGCAAACTGCTGAAAGTCAAAGGGGTCGGCGAGAAGACCGCTGACTACATCGCCATGCTCGCAGGCGCGCCAGCCGTTGCCGTCGATCGTCGTATCCGCGCGTTCGTCGGAAGCGGCACCGACCAGGAGATCCGCGGTCTCCTTGCGGCAGTCGCCACCGCACTCGACCTCGACCTGGGTGTGCTGGACCGAGTCGTCTGGGCAGCGGGCAAGGCGGCTCTACCGCCGGACAGTCGCCCGGACACTGTCGATGTCACCGTCGCCGTCCCGGCTGATCGAGCGGCCAGATTCCACGATCTCGCCGAGCGGTGGCTTCAAGGCAGGGCGAATGCCGAATGGCGAGTGACCGACCACGAGCTGGCCATAGCCCTCTGGCAGCAGCTCGACGACCGCAGGCGACGACTTTTCGGGGTCCTCATCCAGCGTCCTGGCCACCGGTACCGCGCCGACGAACTGGTGGAGCTCTCCGGAGCCGCCATGACGCTCAAGAATCTGACCAGCCTCCTGTCCCAGCCCTCGGTGCTGAGCGAGCAGATGGGCAGGGCGTGGCCGTGGCAGTACGACTATCCGGAGGGCAGGCAAAAGCCCGCCGTCTACTGGTTCGAGCCCGACATCGCCGAGATGTTCGGAAAGGCGGGAGCGGTCGTTGAGGAGGAGAGCGACCCGGTCCACTCCATCGAGTGACGCAGTCGATGCACCCTTAAGGACTGCGTTACGGAGGATGGAGTAGGGCTGACTCCGAATCTGCTCATCCCGCGCCCCTGAGATGACCATGGACGAGAGTCTCTCGAAGATCTGCGCGAATTGTTGGGAAACGCTCGACATCCCTCTCGGCAAGAGCGGTGGCGTCCGCGCAGTAGCGTGGATGAACCACTGCGACGCCTGCGCGGAAGGTCTCGCAGACCAGATGACGCTCGTCGAGGACCAGCCCGGTCGCACCCGCGCACAGATCTGGCAGTGCACCTGGTGCGGGCTGATGCGGACCTGCCGCGCAGGCTGGACCACCCGCTGCCACGCCTGCCTTGACGACCGCACGAATCTGGGCGAACTCGAGCTCGGCAGCCTTCCCGCCAGCTCTCGAAGCGCGGTACCCCGACTACGTGCCAGAGGTCCGGCGAGGGCCCAGCTGAAGCCGAACGAGGAAGCTGGGGGACTCCGACGTCCACGAATGGCTCTCCACAGTCGCCTACGAGGACGAGCTCGAGTTCCGCGCCTACCCCGGTTGGAGGGTCATCGCGGGTGACATCAAGGGATTGCCCTACCTCCGCTGGGGCACCGAGTCACACGGCTTCTGGGGCAGCCACGACGCCTGCGGGCGCCCGCTGGTCGACCTATAGAGCCCGGAGGGTGTGCGACGCCGGAGGCCGCGCAAACCACCATCCGGGTGGCCTATCAGGCGGCTCCCGCTGTCGTCAGTGGAGCGGTCGGTGTCCCCCTTACAGCGTGAGGTGAGCACCGATAGCGCGATCGCGTGCGGCAGTGATCACCAGGCCGGCGGCGGCGGCGTCCTGGACCGCGACGCCGACTGATTTGTAGAGGGTGATCTGCTCGGCGGAGCTACGTCCGGGACGGGTGCCGGCGAGGAGTTCGCCGAGTTCGGCGTGCACATGGCTGGCGGTGATGATGCCGTCCCGGATCGGTTCGAGCAGGTCGTTGCTGCCGGCGGGGAACGGGGCCAGCGCGGCCTGCCGGGACTCCACGCATACCAGTGCGTCGGCGACGGTCGCGTCGTCGACTTCCCGACCAACCTGGTTGTAGCCCACGGAAGTGACGTGGACACCCGGGGACAGCCAGTCCCGGCGCACCACTGGTTCGTCTGAATGGGTGGCTGCCGCGACGATGTCAGCGCCGCGCAGTGCCTCGGCGTAGGAGGACGTCGCGACCACCTCGAGAGCCGGTATATCGAGCAGTTCACCGGCCAGCTCGGTGGCCAGCGCGGCTACCTTGGCCGGGTCCCGCCCGGCGATGCGGATCTGCCTGATAGGGCGGACCCGGCACATGGCTCGGGCGTGAGATCGGGCCTGCACGCCAGTGCCCAGGACGGCCAGGACAGTCGCGTCGGGCCGGGCGAGCAGCCGCGCCGAGAGCGCCGAGGATGCCCCGGTGCGGATCGCGGTGATCGCGGTGCCGTCCAGCAGCGCGGTGGGCTGGCCGGTGTCGGGATCGAAGACGATGATCACTGCTTGGTGGGTGGGCAGCCCGGTTTCGCCATTGCGCGGGAACAGCGACACCAGCTTGGTCATGAGCACCCCGGCCGACGGCACGAAGCCGGGCATCGCGGCCATGAACCCGTCACGGTCGGGCACCAAGGCGGCATTGCGGTCCGGCATCGACGCTGCCCCGGTGCTGAGGTCGAGCATCGACGCCGCCAAGGCGTCGATCAGCGCGTCCACATCCAGCAGCGCCTCGACCTCTTCCCGAGTCAGGATCAGCATCCTGCACTTCCATTCGTGATCGGCTTGCCGAGGGGTGGCCCGGCTGGCATGTCCGCCGGCCGTGCCGCCGTCTTGGTGGGCGCCACCGTCGCGCGGGGCGGTGGCGCCCATGGGACCGCCCTGCGCGGGCGCACTGCGCGCAGCGGCCGGTCCTGCTCGAGAAACGGCATGGTCTTCAGATGCCCCTTCGTCTCCGCGGTCTCGCTCCGCGTCCAGACCCCGTAAGGCGATCACTGGATCTAATCTTGACGCTACCAGTTAGAGTACTTACTCTAACCATGGTTTCACCAAGCGATCCCCGCTTGACAGCAGCCAGGAGGTCAATGATGACCGTGCTTCCCGATTCCGAAAAGAAGTCGGCACGGCTGCCGGTAGACGGCGAGCAAGACTACGCTCAAAGCTGGTATCCCATCTGTGCCTCGGATGAGCTCGCCCCCGGCGCGATCAAGGGTGTGGACCTCATGGGGGGCCGCGTTATCGCGTTCCGTCCAGCGAGCGGCGGACCCGCACAAGTACTCAGCGCGTACTGCCCGCATCTGGGTGCCGACTTGTCGGTGGGCGACGTAGTTGGGGATACCGTTCGTTGCGTGTTCC is a window of Pseudonocardia sp. T1-2H DNA encoding:
- a CDS encoding ferric reductase-like transmembrane domain-containing protein; translated protein: MWTWYASRGAGLVASILLTGTLLLGIAGTARAGTVRWPRFVLARLHRNLSLLAVAFVAAHVLTAVLDGYVDIRWADLVVPFAAAYEPFWLGLGALALDLLAAVVVTSLLRARLGLRTWRAVHLAAYACWPLTVVHGLGIGGADSATGWVLAVTLGCVATVVAGLVWRARVWASATAGSTP
- a CDS encoding ferredoxin, which gives rise to MRHGRRARELRLCVDPISCAGHGLCADLLPQHVVLDEWGYPVLDRSRTSGPLRGEALPLARTAVATCPTLALRLEHVPTEDE
- a CDS encoding SLBB domain-containing protein, which encodes MTGARAATAVDPAAITDPLGLPAQPPVRLLTAWYADRRPDDLAAHLRRHGPVPRVDADDLIAEVDAAGLRGRGGAGFPTATKLRAVVAAGRRPGRPGRRHAVVVANGCEGEPASHKDAALLHCAPHLVLDGIALAVRATGAGTAYLCVHAGSANVGTLREQVTARHDPVPVRVVEVPARYIASEASALVQYLSGGPALPTSTLPRAAERGVGRAPTLVDNVETLAHLALIARHGADWFRAIGSPELPGTLLVTIGGAVRRPGVVEVAAGTPVRAVLDLAGGPTEPVQALLNRARPVDPPPRHRHRPGGPVTTPTVRPASPTARCASSPATWTGT
- a CDS encoding ornithine cyclodeaminase family protein — protein: MLILTREEVEALLDVDALIDALAASMLDLSTGAASMPDRNAALVPDRDGFMAAMPGFVPSAGVLMTKLVSLFPRNGETGLPTHQAVIIVFDPDTGQPTALLDGTAITAIRTGASSALSARLLARPDATVLAVLGTGVQARSHARAMCRVRPIRQIRIAGRDPAKVAALATELAGELLDIPALEVVATSSYAEALRGADIVAAATHSDEPVVRRDWLSPGVHVTSVGYNQVGREVDDATVADALVCVESRQAALAPFPAGSNDLLEPIRDGIITASHVHAELGELLAGTRPGRSSAEQITLYKSVGVAVQDAAAAGLVITAARDRAIGAHLTL
- a CDS encoding DUF6416 domain-containing protein, coding for MDLFHRKRAEALAAKVRQLPGYPDFPGAAAGQARYDHIGALIADAALQAAIGFNSVVRPRVQRLLAAWPEADTVDLFLVRVAAEGLHEVLDWKDAEKPARALRLANLLATEGVQTVDELRNWCRLPDSRGKLLKVKGVGEKTADYIAMLAGAPAVAVDRRIRAFVGSGTDQEIRGLLAAVATALDLDLGVLDRVVWAAGKAALPPDSRPDTVDVTVAVPADRAARFHDLAERWLQGRANAEWRVTDHELAIALWQQLDDRRRRLFGVLIQRPGHRYRADELVELSGAAMTLKNLTSLLSQPSVLSEQMGRAWPWQYDYPEGRQKPAVYWFEPDIAEMFGKAGAVVEEESDPVHSIE
- a CDS encoding FAD:protein FMN transferase; translated protein: MAPGPALDALTDHDDLRDTPPARAVAGGGSAQKSQVTAQLDGAVARADDVEDLATSGTARRRWRRGPLECHHVVDPRTGLSAAGPWRTISVAAVSCLDANTAATASLVLGVGAPGRLAAERLPARLVDTDGAVRSVAGWPAEEDGS